One Thermoplasma volcanium GSS1 genomic window carries:
- a CDS encoding YwgA family protein, with product MINVKIETDWDKLLSDYENSKELNVEDIILLLLNYGKISGKTMMQKQVFLTVKEVFTNISALYHPDKYGPYSQLVSDIVVKLINDGKIIKFNRGEGHATYAITESGKEYINKVIKSKNINNEDLEKLRKNKYDWDEWDTKGILRYVYRNYPEYATKTKVPELKWE from the coding sequence ATGATAAATGTAAAAATAGAAACAGACTGGGATAAATTATTGAGCGACTATGAAAATAGTAAAGAACTTAATGTAGAGGATATTATACTTTTACTGTTAAATTACGGTAAAATTTCAGGGAAAACAATGATGCAAAAGCAGGTTTTCCTTACTGTGAAGGAAGTATTTACTAATATTTCCGCTTTATATCATCCAGATAAGTATGGGCCTTATAGCCAGCTAGTTTCCGATATAGTAGTGAAGTTAATTAATGATGGCAAAATAATAAAATTTAACAGGGGTGAGGGCCACGCTACTTATGCCATCACAGAAAGCGGGAAAGAATACATAAATAAAGTTATTAAAAGTAAAAATATAAACAATGAGGACCTTGAAAAACTTAGAAAAAACAAATATGATTGGGATGAATGGGATACAAAGGGCATATTAAGGTATGTATACAGGAATTATCCTGAATATGCAACAAAGACTAAGGTGCCTGAATTAAAATGGGAATAA